In Verrucomicrobiia bacterium, a single genomic region encodes these proteins:
- a CDS encoding metalloregulator ArsR/SmtB family transcription factor produces MSSTLKSLRALSDPTRLRIVALLERDELSVAELQEITRLGQSRISTHLGLLADCELVCARRDGKRTFYKLNPQADKVASEFIQLAIRGAHELPEHSHDQINLKRVLTRRKEQAQVYFNQIAGRFDRVYGPGRSWQAFGHLLLRVLPPLVVADLGAGEGLLSELLARRCKKVIAVDNSEKIVAFAAAKAKKNGLKNLEFRLGDLQNPPIDASCVDLVILSQALHHAEEPAAALRSAHKILKPGGQIMILDLLKHNFEKARELYGDRWLGFVESDLHRWLEEADFKQIEISVVAREEEPPHFQTILASATQ; encoded by the coding sequence TCTTCCACGCTTAAATCCTTGCGGGCGCTGTCGGACCCGACGCGTCTGCGTATTGTCGCGTTGCTGGAACGCGATGAACTGTCCGTGGCCGAACTCCAGGAAATCACGCGGCTTGGCCAATCGCGCATCTCCACACATCTTGGTCTGCTGGCCGACTGCGAACTCGTGTGCGCGCGACGCGATGGCAAGCGGACGTTTTACAAGCTCAATCCGCAGGCCGACAAGGTCGCCAGCGAATTCATCCAACTCGCGATTCGTGGCGCGCATGAACTGCCGGAACATTCCCACGACCAGATCAACCTCAAGCGTGTGCTCACGCGCCGCAAAGAGCAGGCGCAGGTCTATTTTAACCAGATAGCCGGCCGTTTTGACCGCGTGTATGGACCGGGTCGTTCGTGGCAGGCGTTTGGACATTTGCTGCTGCGCGTTTTGCCGCCGCTGGTGGTGGCCGATTTGGGCGCGGGCGAAGGGTTGTTGAGTGAACTGCTTGCGCGCCGCTGCAAAAAGGTCATTGCCGTGGACAACTCGGAAAAGATCGTCGCGTTCGCCGCCGCCAAGGCGAAGAAGAACGGATTGAAGAATCTGGAATTTCGTTTGGGCGATTTGCAGAACCCGCCGATTGATGCCAGCTGCGTGGACCTGGTGATTTTGAGTCAGGCCCTGCATCACGCGGAGGAACCTGCCGCCGCGCTGCGCAGCGCGCACAAGATTTTGAAGCCCGGCGGGCAGATCATGATTCTCGACCTGCTCAAGCACAACTTCGAGAAGGCGCGCGAACTTTACGGCGACCGCTGGCTCGGCTTTGTCGAAAGTGACCTGCACCGCTGGCTGGAGGAGGCGGACTTCAAACAGATTGAGATCAGCGTGGTGGCGCGTGAAGAGGAGCCACCGCACTTTCAGACCATCCTGGCCAGCGCCACGCAGTAA